The sequence below is a genomic window from Polaribacter vadi.
AGCTGCTTGAATATTTTGAGTAGCATCTGTATCTTGATTTGGTACAAATATTTTTGCTTTAACAGTTGGAATTGCAACTTCTGAAGCTTGATAACCAGCAAATGAAAAATCTGGAATTTTATTGCCTAAATTATCTGAAACATAAGAAATACTTCCATTTTTATTTTTAACAAGATCTGGAATTTTTTGCTGAGAAAAAATGTGAGAAATGCAAAAACAGAAAGCTAGTATAATAAAACATTGCTCTCTGTATAATGTAAAAAATTTAAATTGTAAGTAATTAATAGTCAACCTTATTGCTTTAAGTTTTCATTTATTCTAACAAACCGTTTGATAATTTAGTTAACGTATCTGTATTGTTTTCTGTTTTGGTCCAATCTATTTTTTGTAAAGGATTGATACCATTGATATACTTTTCGATGTTTGTATATCCATCTCCATTTAAATCTTTATTTGCATCAGTTGGGTCTTTTGGATCTAATCCAAACTTTTTTTCCCATTTATCTGGGATACCATCTCCATCAGAATCTTTATAAGGTTTCCCTTGATATTTTGGATAACCACCTACTTGATCTGGATGCGTTATAATTCCTTTTTTATAAGAATCTGCAGGTAGTCTTCTTTTAATAAATTCTTTACCAATAGTATTCTCTAAACCTTCTTTATAAGTAATCTTTCCTGTTCTTACGTATGTAATTACACGCTCATCTACTGCATCACGTTTTGGCAATGTAGCACCAGCATTATTTAGCACAAAATTATATGCTTCTTGAGCATCCATAATTGATACATGAGCCATTGGAAATGGTTTATCTTGTTTTATAAGTTCTAAATAATCTTTGGCATTTTTATTGCTTCCTAGTTGAATTCCTCCATTCCAGTTATTAGCTGTTACTTCTGGAGAACCTGCTACATAATTTCCGTTAACATAAGCACGCCCGTAAGCTTTTGGTTCCATATAACCTGTTTCTGGTTTTAGAATTCTGTAACGGATAGGCTTATCTTCTGGTGTCATTGGTCCTGGTTTGTAGTAATTATTTATGATGTTAAACATAGAACGATAATCGCCTCCATCTACAGAACGATTCCACCAATTAAATAAAACATTATTCACTAAATTAAAACTACCAAACATACCAACAGATGGATTTCTAGATATATTATTTGCCCATAGATTTCTTGTAAAAGTACTATTTAAACCACCTATAGTACTACCAAAGGCATGATTATAAGTATCTAAACCTTCTGAAGAAATACTGTTTTGTATGGTAACATTTACTGCTGGTAATTTTTCTAATTTCGATTTGGAATTTGCTCTAAACTGATGTCTATATAAAGATATGTTTTCATCTAAACCCCAACTTATAGAGCAATGATCTATAATAACATTACCAATAACATTGCCTCCTAAACCATCATCTCTTCTTGTAACATCTGTTGCTCCACGTCTAAAACGCATATGCCGAATAATGATATCATGTGTATCTAATAATACTGATTCTCCAGCTATGCAAATACCATCTCCTGGAGCAGTTTGACCTGCAATAGTAATATAAGGAGCTCTAACACTAATCGGTTTTTTTAAATGAATAATGCCAGATACATTAAACACAATAGTTCTTGCTCCAACAGCTTCACAAGCTTCCCTAAATGTGCCTTTTCCTGAATCTTCTAAACTTGTTACTACAAATATTTTTCCACCACGTCCACCAGGAGTAAATGCAGCACCTCCTTCTGCTCCAGGAAAAGCAGGAATTTCTGCTTTTATCAAATCTCCAGGATATGCAGCCCAAGGAATGTATGGTCTACCATTTTTAGCTTCCTCTAAAATAATGTCATAATTATCTTCCCAGATTTTTTGTAGTCTTACATTTTCTTTTGCTAAAATTGAATCTGTTTTTGCCTGAAGTTCATGAGGGATTTCTGGGTATTGTGCGAACGACATTTGATAAACCAAGCATAAGATTGTAAAAACGAAACCTTTTTGAAATTGTTTATGTGTTAAATTTTGCATTTTAATACTATTTTAGCTTTTTTAATCTAGTTAGATTCTTTCTTTTTACGAGCTTCAATACGCTGGTACCAGCCATCTCTTTCTTTTTCTAAATCGTACCCTTTTGCAGATAAATAATTATTTATTCTTCCTTTATATTTTCCAAACCAAGCATGTTTTTCTTTAGAGGAACCTGCATCCATTGCATGTTCTCTTGCTTCTACTAGGTTGTCATAAATATATATTTTTTGCTCATCGGTTAAACTAGGAATCATATCTTTAAAAGCAAAAAAAGTTTTAGGCACTACTCCATAGGTCATACCATCTTTTACTGCATCAACTTTATCGTTAGATAAATTAGCCGATAATTGTTTTAAATAAGACTTATGTAATTTATTTAACAACTTATCTGCTTTCGCATTTATCTTTTCAATCTTAGACTTTTGCTTTTCTCCTGATATATTTAATTTTTTTACAGCTTCAATTTTCGCATCTTTTTCATCATGAATTTTACTTAAATTCTGATATTGTTTTGCAATAATCTGGGTAATTAATTCTGATTTATTTTTATCTGATATCTCTAAATTATCAACAATTTTTGACGCTCTTTTTTCTGTAACCTTTATGTATTCTGGGTCTAAATATTGCTGCGCATTTATGCTAATTGTAAATAATACAATTAATATAAAACTTAAACTTTCTTTTTTGATAAACATGATTTTATTTTAAAAGTGGACTTGTTAATGTTTCTTTATTATTTTTTAAATCTTTCCAGTCTACCTTTGCTTTAGGATTTATTCCATTGATGTAATCTTCTATATTCGTATAACCATCATTATTTTGGTCTCCTTTTGCATCTGAAGCATCATTTGGATTTAATCCATTAATTTTTTCCCAAGCATCTGGTATACCATCTTTATCTGAATCTTTATAAGGTGTTCCTTTATATTCTGGGTAACCACCAACTTGTGCAATATCTGTTATAATTCCTTGTTTGTAAGAATCTTTAGGTAAACGTCTATGTTTAAAATGATAAAAAGAATCTGGATCTAAACCTTTTACATATTCTGGCACACCCGTTTTTACTGTTCTTGCAATTCTTGTATCTACTACATCTCTCATTGGCAAAGTAGCTCCTGCATTTGCGATAACAAAGTCATAAGCGTCATTAGCAGTCATAATATTTCTAAACCAAGGCATTGGAAATGGTTTTGATGCATTCATATAATCAAAATATGGTTTTGCTCCTTTAAAATCTAAAAGTTCACCGTTTTTACCTTCAATTTGTACACCACCTGCCCAATTATCTTTAGTGATTTTAGAGTTATTTTCTACAACATTACCTCTAACATAAGCTCTTCCATAAACCATTGTATCTAATTTACTTCTACCAGCTTCTGGTTTTAAAATACGGTAACTAATAGCTTCATCCTTTGGTGTAAGCGGTCCTGGTTTGTAAAAATTATTGATAATATTATATTTTGCTGTATAATCCCCACCATCTACTGAACGATGCACCCAATTAAACATCACATTGTTAACAAAGTTAAAAATACCATTCCATCCTATAGATGGATTTCTACCAGCATTGTTTGCCCACATATTTCTAATAAATGCACAATTTTCTCCACCCAAAGTACTTCCAAAAGCATGGTTATACGTATCTAATGCTTCACCAAATAAACTATTTTGAATCGTAATATTTACAGTAGGTTTCTTCTCATCTTTATAAGTGGCACCTGGACTGTACATGTGTCTATAAATCGACATATTTTCGTCTAGTCCCCAGGTTGCTGATATATGATCTAACATAATATTCCCAACAGGATTTCCTCCAATTGCATCATCTCTTCTACCTACAAAAGTATCACCTCTACGAAAACGCATATGACGAATTACAACATCATGAGTATCTATCCAAACAGTTTCTCCTGCTACGCAAACTCCATCTCCAGGAGCTGTTTGACCTGCAATTGTAATGTAAGGCGCTCTTATAATTAAAGGTGTTTTTAATTTGATAATACCTGCAACATTAAAAACAATAATACGTGCACCGCCTTTTTCGCAAGCTTCTCTTAATGAGCCTGGTCCATCATCTGCTAAACTAGTAACTGTGTAGACATTTCCTCCACGTCCACCAAAAGTATACATACCTCCACCTTCAGCTCCTGGAAATGCTGGTATTTCTGCTTGTGGTAAATCTGTTGGTCTACTTGCCCAAGGAATATATGGTTTCCCTTCTCTAGCTTCTTTTTGAACTATTATTTTTGCTTTTTCCCAGGCTTCATCAGAATGTCTATAAGCCTCATCCTTAATTGCTTTTTCTTTTTGTCTATCTTCATCTGTTAATTTTGGATATTGTGCATTTGCATTAAATATTCCAAGAAATAAAATGAATAATGTGTAATAAATTGTGTTCTTCATTATAATTAGGTTTTACTTTTATAATTTATTTACAAATTGTATACCACAATAAGTATATTTTAAAATCTTTACTTTTCTTAATCAGCTAAAATTATTTAAAAAAAATACCTGCACTAAAATAAAAGCAGGTATTTTAATTTAAATAATAATATAAATTAATCCAAAGGATTAAAGGTACCGCCCCAACCTTGCGTTTGTTCTAAATATGGTGCTGTGTTTAATAAATTTTGGTAAATACCAAAGAAATAATATTCATTATACCATTTAAAATTAAAATCCGTTTGATCTACGTTATCTCTAACTGTAACTTCAAAGTGATTGTCATATAAATAATCTACATATTCTTCATATGTTGTAATTCCGTTTGGATATGTAGTAGCATCTCTATTAATAATTGGTGCACTTGGCCCTTTAAGAGGATCTGTTCCTCTACCGTTTTCATAAATTGTATTCTCGTCTAATTTTACGAACGTATAATACCCTTGTCTTCTAGAGCCTTCTATAGGTGTTTGATTTAATCGTGAACAAGTTCCATAATCATTATTGTAAAGTAACCATCTTCTTAAATCATGAAAACGTTTATTCTCATAAGCAAACTCAACTTTTCTTTCATTAATTGATGCTGCAAAAAGCTGATCTCTTGATGTAGCAGTTGCTAAACCATAATCTCCATCATTATTTGTTACTCCTGCTCTTGCTCTTATTGATTTTAAATATTCTTTTCCTTCAGGTAGTTTATTTATTCCTATTGCAGATTCTGCTAAATTTAATATTACTTCTGCAAAACGAATTTCCATATATTGATTGCCATTGTTTTGGAATGAATTAATATTGGAAGAATTACTGTTTGTAAATTTTCTTAAAAAAATACCAGTACCATCTCTTTGATTATTTGTTTCTATAGTGGGCTTACCTGGTTCCGCTGCTAATGGATACCAATAATATTCCCAATGCTTATAATTTGGATTTTGTGCATAAGGCCATATGCTTCCATTATAAGCAAAAGTATTGTAAAAACGAGGATCTCTATTTCTATAAAATTGATTTAGATTTCCATTAGGATTATATGGTGTGCCATCAGCCATTGGAAATGCATCCATAATATTTTTAGTTGGATGAATACCTCCATTACCACCTTGATCTCTAGTACGAGATTGATACTCTGTATAGTTGTTTTTTTGGAATTCTCCAGAATTTGAAGCAAACTCGTTAAATCTATACCCAAAAACAGCTTCTGGAGTATTTAAATTGAACCACATGTTTTTCCAATCTGAATCTAAACTATTTCCTGAAGCAATACACTTATTATAAGCTGCTAAATTTGCATCGTAAGCACGTTGCCATCTTGATTGATCATCAGTTCTATTAAACATAGGACTTGCCCATGTTAATAAAACTCTCCCTTTTAAAGCTGCTGCTGCTGCTGCTGTAATTCTACCTGCATCATTTTGCGTGTATGGTCTTCCGTTTTCAAGAAGAGTTTGAGACATTTCTAAATCTGCTACAATTTGATCTATAACTTCACTAGAAGTACTTCTTGGTGTTTGATTTTCTGAATCATCTACATTACTAGGTTGAGGTTCTAATATTAATGGAACACCACCATATAACCTAACCAATTCAAAATATTGCCATGCTCTCCAAAAATAAAACTGCCCTTTTACTTGATCTTTAAAATCTTCATCAAGACCTGAGTACTCATCAACATTACTCAAATATAAATTACAATACCTAATTCTTGTCCAAGTGTTATTTGTAACACTTGCTCTAATTGCTTGCCCAATTGAAAATAAACAATGATTATTTAATGGTGAAATATCTGGGTATTCTCTATTTAAATCAGTTTGTCCAGCTATTTCATCTGATGACTTTGTAAATAAATCTGCGGTAGAATGTTCTACTGCTGCTCTAGACCACATTGCCATATTAGAATTTCTATCTGGTAACATTAAATAATACAAATGATCTAAATATGCTTTTGATAATTCTTCATATTGATATACCTCTACATTAACACTAGAAAAATCTCTTTTTTCTTCAATAAAATCTGCACTACAACTACAAATAAAGACTGCAGTTAAAAGAGTAACTAAAATTTTAATATTTATATATTTCATAATAAAATACTTTTAATAAAATTAAAAACCAACATTTACACCCAATGAAAATGTTCTAAGATTTGGATAACTATCATATGATCCTGTTGGTGGTAATCCGAATTTTTTATACGGATTGTATAAAATAAATGGGTTTATAGCCACAAAATTAAATCTAAAGGCACTTATACCCATTTTATCTGTAATTTTTTTAGGTATCGTATATCCCACATTAATATTTCTCATAACCAAGCTAAAGCTGCTTACTTGCCAAAATTTTGAGCTTACAGTATTTATACCTCCTTCACTATTTGGGGAACCTCTATTAATAGATTCTGAAAGATTTGGAATGCTTCCTGTTGGGTTTAAAACTGGGTGATACATATCTGCCCAAAAAGCAGGTCTATTTTCATAATTTCCACCAATTACATAAGAGTCAAAACTATCTTTTGCTCTACCAATTTCTCTATAACCTCCCCAATTTGCGGTTAAAACAGTACTTAAACTTAATCCTTTATAAGACATTTTAATTACTGAAGAAAATCCTTGAGGACCTCTTGCTGGTTTTTGTAATTGAATTTGGTCATATTGATCAATAACTCCATCTTTTTCTGCAAATGTTCTTGTTTCTGGATCCCAAGCACCTCTTACATCTCTATAATACAACATACCTGGTTTAAGTTGATCTGAATCTATATCAAATACTTTTGTAACTCCAGTCTCTGCAATATACTTATCAATATCATCTTGAGTTTTAAACATCCCTAAATTATCATATCCCCAAACTCCTCTATCTCCTCCAGGTTGTTTAGATTGCCAAGGAAACCAAAAATCTGGATTGGCAAAATTACCTTTTATTAATTCATACCTAGACCAACCTGTATTTAAGTTAACTCCATAACTAAAATCATCTCCAATAGTATCATCCCAGCTTATACCTACTTCTGAACCCCATCTATCCCATCTTCCTGAATTTGATGGTGCTGTAGACCCACCAACCGTAAAAGGAACTCCCGCAGTTAAGTCTACTAATTGCTCAGTACCGACATTATAATAATTCTCAATTGTTGTAGACAATCTATTGTCTAAAAATCTTGCTTCAATACCAAGGTTTCTTTTTAATTCCTTACTCCATCTAACATCTCTATTCGCTTGACCATTATCTTCTAAACCAACTGATAATGTAGAGTCGTCTCCAAAAATAGCACCCTCACCATCTTGGAATTGAAAAGTTTGACGCCATTTCCATGGTCTAATATCATCATTCCCAGCTAAACCAACAGAACCTCTAATTTTTAAATAATCAATTACATTAGATTTAAAGAAACTCTCTTTTGAAACTATCCATCCACCAGAAATAGAGTAAAAAGTACCCCAATAATTTTCAGGTGCAAATTTTGCCGAAGCATCAGATCTAAATAAAATTTCTACAAAATACTTATTATCATAATTATAATTTAGCCTACCAATATAACCTAAATCACCAGATTCAGATTTTTTATTTGTTGAGTTATTTTGGTCAAAATCTCCAGTCGTTTGAAGTAAATTTCCATTAAAGTACTCTGGAATACCAAATTTAATTACACGAAGTTCGTTAAGTTGTCTTTCAGCTCTTTCTACTGCAAATAAACCTGAAAAACTATGGTTTCCAAAATCTTTATCATACGAAGCTTGAAAACGAGCCTGTTCATTTTTACTTTTACCATAATCAATTAATATTCTATCACTATTTACAACTTCTTGCGTTAATCTAACAGAATTTGTACCTAAAGGCCCTGAACCATCTTCATAAACAATATAAGTTTGCCCTTGCGTAGTAGTTGTAAGTTGATCTGCTCCAAAAAATTGGTATAAATTATAAACACTTCCTTTTTGATCTCCTCTATTACTAGCCTGCTGTCTAGAATAATTAAGATTAAATTTCAATCCTTCTATAAAAGGTACTTCATACGTTAAATTTATATTGGTTGTAATGTTATTACTCGATGTTTGAGCTAGATTATTTAATCTTAATAACTCACCATAATGAAATTGAAACAACTCATCTCCTCCATCAGAACCATTTAGTACTGCAGGTAGACCATTTACATACATAGGCATAAAAGGTGTTCTATTTTGTAATTGCCTATAATCATCTTCACCAGATTGAGCTCCAATAGAACTTGCTGTTCTACTTACATCAGTAAAATATCCTGAAACTTGAAAACCAACCTTTAAACTTTTTCCTAAATTCACGTTTGAACCAGCTCTAAAGGACCAACGATCGTAATTTAAAGAGCCTAAGTTACCATCTTGTGTATAGTAAGAAATACCTCCAAAATAAGTTGCATCTTCTGTACCTCCAGATAAATTTAAATTATGTCTCTGAGTTCCTGCAGAAGACCAATATTCATCTAAAGCATTATACTTTATCGTTTTAAAATGCTCCAATTCTACTGGAGAAAAGAAATATTGACTATTAGGGTATGGATCTGAAGGATCATAAGAATTACCAATATTACCTATTGGGTTAATACTATTTAAAATATTAAATGTTTTACCATACTCGTAGGCATTTAAAACTTTTGGTCTATAATTCTCATCTGAAATAGAAAAATTACCACTGTAAGAAAACTTTGCAGGCCCTTTTTTACCTTGTTTTGTTGTAACCAAAACTACACCTTGAGAAGCTCTAGAACCATAAATAGCCGCTGCTGCATCCTTCAAGAAAGAAATACTTTCTACTTGTGAAGCATCTAAGTTATTAAACTGAGTAGGATCACTAAAACCTGTATTAGGATCTATCTGAACTACACCATCAATAACATACAAAGGATCAGTAGCTCCAAGTGCAGTAGCATACTTAGACCTAGCTGTTTCACCTGTAAGTGGACTTCTAATACTGATTCTAGCAGAAACACCAGGTCTAGATTCACCCCCAGTCACACTAACCCCTAAAACACGTCCAACAAGTGCAGAAGCTAAATTACCAACAGGTAAATCTTCTACTTCATCACCTTTAATACTAGAAACAGCACCTGTAATAGCTTCTTTTCTTTGAGAACCATAACCTACTACAATTATTTCATTTAAAGATTGTGCATCTTCTTTTAATACTATTCTAAAAGTTGTTTTATCTCCTATTGGGTATTCGTCTTTTTTCATCCCTAATAAAGAAAAAACTAAGATAGCTTTAGGTTTTACTGAAAGAGTAAAGTTTCCGTCAAAATCTGTTGCAACAGCGTTTGATGTTCCTTTTTCAATAACATAAACTCCAGGCAAAGTAACACCTGCCTCATCAATGACAGTCCCTGTAACAGTTATTTTACCACCAGTATTTTGTGCTAGTACAGAGAAATTTAACATACTAACAAAAAACACAATACATGTCTTTATAAATATTTTATTCATACTTATTTATTTAGTTTACAATCATTTAAAATAATAGGTGAACAAATTGTATCTTTTTAAGATTATAAATTGATTGATTTCAGAGTGCTAATATTGTCAATTTAAGGATAATTAAATGCTATTTTTGAACGGCGACCAATTTTATAAATCTCTTATATTTTATTTACAGAACTTTGACATTATGATAATAAATATACCTCTTTACTATCAATTACAAATTTAATCATTGCTATTATTTTTATATATTTAAAATAATACCTTGATATTCAATACAAGTTAATAAAATATATTAATACAAATAAAATATGATAAACGGTATTATTACACCTATGGTTACCCCACTTTTATCTGATAATTTATCATTAGATTTAATTGGCACTAAAAAACTAATTGAACATATTATTTCTGGTGGTGTGCATGGATTATTTATTCTTGGAACAACTGGTGAAGCTACGAATTTAAGCTATAAAACAAGAATAGAACTTATTATTGAAAGTTGTAAAATTGTAAATAATAGAATTCCCGTATTTGTTGGTATTACAGATACTTCTATAGAAGAAAGTATAAAACTTGCCTCTATTTCTAAAGAAGCAGGAGCTACAGCTGTTGTGGCTGCACCTCCATACTATTATAGACTTGGACAAATCGAACTTTATAAATATTATTGGAATTTAGCAGACCAAGTATCTTTGCCTCTTTACTTATATAACATGCCATCACATACCAAAACAAATATTGATATTGATACGACGCTTAAACTTTCTGAGCATCCCAATATTATTGGTTTAAAAGATAGTTCAGCCAATACCGTTTATTTTCAAAAACTTTGTCATTTATTTAAAAATAAAGATTTTTGTTTATTAGTAGGTCCTGAAGAAGTTACTTCTGAAACTGTTTTAATGGGCGGAAATGGTGGCGTAAATGGTGGGTCTAATATGTTTCCAAAACTATATGTAGAGCTTTACAAAGCAACAAATGCAAAAGATTTTAAAAGAATTGATGAACTTCAACATTTGGTAATGGAAATATCTACCAAAATTTATAGCTTAGGTTCTTTTGGCTCAAGTTATTTAAAAGGAATGAAAGGAGGTTTAGCAGCTTTAGGAATTATCGAAACAAATATTGCTCCACCATTTCATTCTTTTGAAGAAAAAGAAATGAAACTTGTTAGAGAAAATATAGAGAAAATAAAAGTAGAACTTGACAAAATTCTTAAATAATTAGTAGTTAAATATAACCACCAATGAACACTATAGATATTATTGTATTCTTTATTTATATAGGAGGAATTGCTCTTTTTGGTGGTTCTTTTTTTAAAAAGAACAAAACTTCGTCTTCTTATACCTTAGGAAATAAAGATATTCCTAGTTGGGTGGTTACCATGTCTATTTTTGCAACTTTTGTAAGTAGTATTAGCTATTTGGCATTACCAGGAAATGCGTTTCAATCTAATTGGAATGCCTTGGTTTTTAGTTTATCATTGCCTATTGCTACCCTAATTGCTGTTAAATATTTTGTTCCATTATATCGAAAAATAAACAGCCCTTCTGCATATACTTTTATGGAGCAGCGTTTTGGAGCTTGGGCAAGAATTTATGTATCCCTTTGTTATTTATTAACGCAGTTGATGCGTATAGGAACCATCTTGTACTTATTAGCTTTAACTCTTAATGCTATTACAGGTTGGGATATTACTACTGTTATTGTTTTTACAGGACTAATTGTAGCAGTTTATTCGATGTTAGGAGGTATTACAGCTGTACTTTGGACGGATGCTATACAAGGCATTATTCTAATTATTGGTGCTTTTGTTTGCATTGGGTTTATATTTTATAACTTACCTGAAGGACCTTCTCAAATATTTAATATTGCTGCTGAGAATGATAAATTTAGCTTAGGAAGTTTTGATTTAGATTTTAGTAAACCTACATTTTGGGTAGTTTTAATTTATGGTGTTTTTATAAATCTTCAAAATTACGGAATTGACCAAAATTATGTGCAACGTTATATGGTTTTAAAATCAGATAAAGAAGCACAACGTTCTGCTTTAATTGGTGGTTTAATTTACTTACCAATTTCTGCACTTTTCTTATTTATTGGTACATCGCTTTTTGCTTATTATAATTCTGTTGAAGTATTACCTGAAGCTCTGCAGGATATTAGTAAAGCTGACCGTGTTTTTCCTCATTTTATAGTTAATGCATTACCCCCAGGATTAACTGGCTTAATGATTGCCTCGATTTTTGCGGCAGGCATGAGTACCATTTCTACAAGTTTTAATAGTTCTGCTACCGTGTTTTTAACAGACTATTATAACAAATATTTTAAACAAGATGCTTCAGATAAAAAACGTATGCAAG
It includes:
- a CDS encoding polysaccharide lyase, which codes for MQNLTHKQFQKGFVFTILCLVYQMSFAQYPEIPHELQAKTDSILAKENVRLQKIWEDNYDIILEEAKNGRPYIPWAAYPGDLIKAEIPAFPGAEGGAAFTPGGRGGKIFVVTSLEDSGKGTFREACEAVGARTIVFNVSGIIHLKKPISVRAPYITIAGQTAPGDGICIAGESVLLDTHDIIIRHMRFRRGATDVTRRDDGLGGNVIGNVIIDHCSISWGLDENISLYRHQFRANSKSKLEKLPAVNVTIQNSISSEGLDTYNHAFGSTIGGLNSTFTRNLWANNISRNPSVGMFGSFNLVNNVLFNWWNRSVDGGDYRSMFNIINNYYKPGPMTPEDKPIRYRILKPETGYMEPKAYGRAYVNGNYVAGSPEVTANNWNGGIQLGSNKNAKDYLELIKQDKPFPMAHVSIMDAQEAYNFVLNNAGATLPKRDAVDERVITYVRTGKITYKEGLENTIGKEFIKRRLPADSYKKGIITHPDQVGGYPKYQGKPYKDSDGDGIPDKWEKKFGLDPKDPTDANKDLNGDGYTNIEKYINGINPLQKIDWTKTENNTDTLTKLSNGLLE
- a CDS encoding DUF3826 domain-containing protein, encoding MFIKKESLSFILIVLFTISINAQQYLDPEYIKVTEKRASKIVDNLEISDKNKSELITQIIAKQYQNLSKIHDEKDAKIEAVKKLNISGEKQKSKIEKINAKADKLLNKLHKSYLKQLSANLSNDKVDAVKDGMTYGVVPKTFFAFKDMIPSLTDEQKIYIYDNLVEAREHAMDAGSSKEKHAWFGKYKGRINNYLSAKGYDLEKERDGWYQRIEARKKKESN
- a CDS encoding pectate lyase family protein → MKNTIYYTLFILFLGIFNANAQYPKLTDEDRQKEKAIKDEAYRHSDEAWEKAKIIVQKEAREGKPYIPWASRPTDLPQAEIPAFPGAEGGGMYTFGGRGGNVYTVTSLADDGPGSLREACEKGGARIIVFNVAGIIKLKTPLIIRAPYITIAGQTAPGDGVCVAGETVWIDTHDVVIRHMRFRRGDTFVGRRDDAIGGNPVGNIMLDHISATWGLDENMSIYRHMYSPGATYKDEKKPTVNITIQNSLFGEALDTYNHAFGSTLGGENCAFIRNMWANNAGRNPSIGWNGIFNFVNNVMFNWVHRSVDGGDYTAKYNIINNFYKPGPLTPKDEAISYRILKPEAGRSKLDTMVYGRAYVRGNVVENNSKITKDNWAGGVQIEGKNGELLDFKGAKPYFDYMNASKPFPMPWFRNIMTANDAYDFVIANAGATLPMRDVVDTRIARTVKTGVPEYVKGLDPDSFYHFKHRRLPKDSYKQGIITDIAQVGGYPEYKGTPYKDSDKDGIPDAWEKINGLNPNDASDAKGDQNNDGYTNIEDYINGINPKAKVDWKDLKNNKETLTSPLLK
- a CDS encoding RagB/SusD family nutrient uptake outer membrane protein, which codes for MKYINIKILVTLLTAVFICSCSADFIEEKRDFSSVNVEVYQYEELSKAYLDHLYYLMLPDRNSNMAMWSRAAVEHSTADLFTKSSDEIAGQTDLNREYPDISPLNNHCLFSIGQAIRASVTNNTWTRIRYCNLYLSNVDEYSGLDEDFKDQVKGQFYFWRAWQYFELVRLYGGVPLILEPQPSNVDDSENQTPRSTSSEVIDQIVADLEMSQTLLENGRPYTQNDAGRITAAAAAALKGRVLLTWASPMFNRTDDQSRWQRAYDANLAAYNKCIASGNSLDSDWKNMWFNLNTPEAVFGYRFNEFASNSGEFQKNNYTEYQSRTRDQGGNGGIHPTKNIMDAFPMADGTPYNPNGNLNQFYRNRDPRFYNTFAYNGSIWPYAQNPNYKHWEYYWYPLAAEPGKPTIETNNQRDGTGIFLRKFTNSNSSNINSFQNNGNQYMEIRFAEVILNLAESAIGINKLPEGKEYLKSIRARAGVTNNDGDYGLATATSRDQLFAASINERKVEFAYENKRFHDLRRWLLYNNDYGTCSRLNQTPIEGSRRQGYYTFVKLDENTIYENGRGTDPLKGPSAPIINRDATTYPNGITTYEEYVDYLYDNHFEVTVRDNVDQTDFNFKWYNEYYFFGIYQNLLNTAPYLEQTQGWGGTFNPLD
- a CDS encoding SusC/RagA family TonB-linked outer membrane protein, translated to MNKIFIKTCIVFFVSMLNFSVLAQNTGGKITVTGTVIDEAGVTLPGVYVIEKGTSNAVATDFDGNFTLSVKPKAILVFSLLGMKKDEYPIGDKTTFRIVLKEDAQSLNEIIVVGYGSQRKEAITGAVSSIKGDEVEDLPVGNLASALVGRVLGVSVTGGESRPGVSARISIRSPLTGETARSKYATALGATDPLYVIDGVVQIDPNTGFSDPTQFNNLDASQVESISFLKDAAAAIYGSRASQGVVLVTTKQGKKGPAKFSYSGNFSISDENYRPKVLNAYEYGKTFNILNSINPIGNIGNSYDPSDPYPNSQYFFSPVELEHFKTIKYNALDEYWSSAGTQRHNLNLSGGTEDATYFGGISYYTQDGNLGSLNYDRWSFRAGSNVNLGKSLKVGFQVSGYFTDVSRTASSIGAQSGEDDYRQLQNRTPFMPMYVNGLPAVLNGSDGGDELFQFHYGELLRLNNLAQTSSNNITTNINLTYEVPFIEGLKFNLNYSRQQASNRGDQKGSVYNLYQFFGADQLTTTTQGQTYIVYEDGSGPLGTNSVRLTQEVVNSDRILIDYGKSKNEQARFQASYDKDFGNHSFSGLFAVERAERQLNELRVIKFGIPEYFNGNLLQTTGDFDQNNSTNKKSESGDLGYIGRLNYNYDNKYFVEILFRSDASAKFAPENYWGTFYSISGGWIVSKESFFKSNVIDYLKIRGSVGLAGNDDIRPWKWRQTFQFQDGEGAIFGDDSTLSVGLEDNGQANRDVRWSKELKRNLGIEARFLDNRLSTTIENYYNVGTEQLVDLTAGVPFTVGGSTAPSNSGRWDRWGSEVGISWDDTIGDDFSYGVNLNTGWSRYELIKGNFANPDFWFPWQSKQPGGDRGVWGYDNLGMFKTQDDIDKYIAETGVTKVFDIDSDQLKPGMLYYRDVRGAWDPETRTFAEKDGVIDQYDQIQLQKPARGPQGFSSVIKMSYKGLSLSTVLTANWGGYREIGRAKDSFDSYVIGGNYENRPAFWADMYHPVLNPTGSIPNLSESINRGSPNSEGGINTVSSKFWQVSSFSLVMRNINVGYTIPKKITDKMGISAFRFNFVAINPFILYNPYKKFGLPPTGSYDSYPNLRTFSLGVNVGF
- a CDS encoding dihydrodipicolinate synthase family protein, producing MINGIITPMVTPLLSDNLSLDLIGTKKLIEHIISGGVHGLFILGTTGEATNLSYKTRIELIIESCKIVNNRIPVFVGITDTSIEESIKLASISKEAGATAVVAAPPYYYRLGQIELYKYYWNLADQVSLPLYLYNMPSHTKTNIDIDTTLKLSEHPNIIGLKDSSANTVYFQKLCHLFKNKDFCLLVGPEEVTSETVLMGGNGGVNGGSNMFPKLYVELYKATNAKDFKRIDELQHLVMEISTKIYSLGSFGSSYLKGMKGGLAALGIIETNIAPPFHSFEEKEMKLVRENIEKIKVELDKILK